Proteins encoded within one genomic window of Streptomyces sp. NBC_00523:
- the hutH gene encoding histidine ammonia-lyase: MHTVVVGTSGTTAQDVIAVARGNARVELSADAVAALAAAREIVDALAAKPEPVYGVSTGFGALASRHISPELRAQLQRNIVRSHAAGMGPCVEREVVRALMFLRLKTVASGHTGVRPGVAQSMADLLNAGITPVVHEYGSLGCSGDLAPLSHCALALMGEGDAEGPDGTVRPAGELLAAHGITPVELREKEGLALLNGTDGMLGMLIMALADLRTLYTSADITAALSLEALLGTDKVLAPELHAIRPHPGQGASADNMLRVLAGSGLTGHHQDDAPRVQDAYSVRCAPQVNGAGRDTLAYAATVADRELAAAVDNPVVLPDGRVESNGNFHGAPVAYVLDFLAIAAADLGSITERRTDRLLDKNRSHGLPPFLADDAGVDSGLMIAQYTQAALVSEMKRLAVPASADSIPSSAMQEDHVSMGWSAARKLRTAVGNLGRIVAVELYAATRAVELRAQQGLTPAPATRAVIEALRAAGVEGPGPDRFLSPDLAAADAFVRAGGLVSAVEPVTGPLA; the protein is encoded by the coding sequence ATGCATACAGTCGTGGTGGGGACGTCCGGTACCACCGCTCAGGACGTCATCGCCGTGGCCCGCGGCAACGCCCGTGTCGAGCTCTCCGCCGACGCGGTGGCCGCGCTCGCCGCCGCCCGCGAGATCGTGGACGCGCTCGCCGCGAAGCCCGAGCCGGTCTACGGCGTCTCGACCGGCTTCGGCGCCCTGGCCAGCCGCCACATCAGCCCGGAGCTGCGCGCCCAGCTGCAGCGCAACATCGTCCGCTCGCACGCCGCCGGCATGGGCCCGTGCGTCGAGCGCGAGGTCGTCCGCGCGCTGATGTTCCTCCGGCTGAAGACGGTCGCCTCCGGCCACACCGGTGTCCGCCCCGGGGTCGCGCAGTCCATGGCCGACCTGCTGAACGCCGGGATCACCCCCGTCGTCCACGAGTACGGATCGCTCGGCTGCTCCGGCGACCTCGCGCCCCTGTCGCACTGCGCGCTGGCCCTGATGGGCGAGGGCGACGCGGAGGGCCCCGACGGCACCGTCCGCCCGGCCGGGGAACTCCTCGCCGCGCACGGCATCACCCCGGTCGAGCTGCGCGAGAAGGAGGGCCTGGCCCTCCTCAACGGCACCGACGGCATGCTCGGCATGCTGATCATGGCCCTCGCCGATCTGCGGACGCTCTACACCTCGGCCGACATCACCGCCGCCCTCTCCCTGGAGGCCCTGCTCGGCACGGACAAGGTCCTCGCGCCCGAGCTGCACGCCATCCGCCCGCACCCCGGCCAGGGCGCCAGCGCCGACAACATGCTGCGGGTGCTCGCGGGCTCGGGCCTCACCGGTCACCACCAGGACGACGCGCCGCGCGTCCAGGACGCCTACTCGGTGCGGTGCGCGCCGCAGGTCAACGGGGCGGGCCGGGACACCCTCGCGTACGCCGCGACCGTCGCCGACCGCGAGCTGGCGGCCGCCGTGGACAACCCGGTGGTCCTTCCGGACGGCCGGGTGGAGTCCAACGGCAACTTCCACGGGGCGCCCGTCGCCTACGTCCTCGACTTCCTGGCCATCGCCGCGGCGGACCTGGGCTCGATCACCGAGCGCCGTACGGACCGGCTGCTCGACAAGAACCGTTCGCACGGGCTGCCGCCGTTCCTGGCCGACGACGCGGGCGTGGACTCCGGGCTGATGATCGCCCAGTACACCCAGGCCGCCCTGGTCAGCGAGATGAAGCGGCTCGCCGTCCCGGCCTCCGCCGACTCCATCCCGTCCTCCGCCATGCAGGAGGACCACGTGTCGATGGGCTGGTCCGCCGCGCGCAAGCTGCGTACCGCCGTCGGCAACCTCGGCCGGATCGTCGCCGTCGAGCTCTACGCGGCAACCCGCGCGGTCGAGCTGCGCGCGCAGCAGGGGCTGACCCCGGCCCCCGCCACGCGTGCCGTCATCGAGGCGCTGCGGGCCGCCGGTGTCGAGGGCCCCGGCCCCGACCGCTTCCTCTCGCCGGACCTGGCCGCCGCCGACGCCTTCGTACGGGCGGGCGGGCTGGTCTCCGCCGTGGAGCCGGTCACCGGGCCGCTGGCCTGA
- a CDS encoding L,D-transpeptidase: protein MEKRVMTDSKRRKGLMAASALLGGVLVLSACDDGGDKGGPSPESSKSQAADVDKAAAQETSEAQITIAPKNGATNASINNAAKVSVAKGKLTEVTMTSADGKSVKGTLSADGTSWQPDAQLERSTTYKVSATAKDAKGREAHENSSFTTVSPDKSFIGNFTPEDGSTVGVGMPVSINFNKPITDTKAVQDGIKVTSSSGQEVVGHWFNNQRLDLRPEDYWQAGSTVTLKLSLDGVEGADGVYGVQQKTVTFKVGRNQVSTVDAKTHMMTVTRDGKTVKTIPISAGGPDNPTYNGQMVISEKYKETRMNGATVGFTDDDGKGEYDIKDVPHAMRLSTSGTFIHGNYWGKGIFGKVNTSHGCVGLEDAKGAGDPNTAAAWFYNNSMVGDVVVVKNSPDKTIQPSNGLNGWNLSWAEWTAGSTA from the coding sequence ATGGAGAAGCGTGTGATGACGGACAGCAAGCGGCGCAAGGGCCTGATGGCCGCGTCCGCACTGCTCGGCGGCGTACTGGTGCTTTCCGCCTGCGACGACGGCGGCGACAAGGGCGGTCCGAGCCCCGAGAGCTCGAAGTCCCAGGCGGCCGACGTCGACAAGGCGGCGGCCCAGGAGACCTCCGAGGCGCAGATAACGATCGCGCCCAAGAACGGCGCGACCAACGCGAGCATCAACAACGCCGCCAAGGTCAGCGTCGCCAAGGGCAAGCTGACCGAGGTCACCATGACCAGCGCGGACGGCAAGAGCGTCAAGGGCACCCTCTCCGCCGACGGCACGAGCTGGCAGCCGGACGCCCAGCTGGAGCGCTCGACCACCTACAAGGTCAGCGCCACGGCGAAGGACGCCAAGGGCCGCGAGGCGCACGAGAACTCCTCCTTCACCACCGTCTCGCCCGACAAGAGCTTCATCGGGAACTTCACCCCCGAGGACGGCTCCACCGTCGGCGTCGGCATGCCCGTCTCGATCAACTTCAACAAGCCGATCACCGACACCAAGGCCGTCCAGGACGGCATCAAGGTGACGTCCAGCAGCGGTCAGGAGGTCGTCGGCCACTGGTTCAACAACCAGCGCCTCGACCTGCGCCCCGAGGACTACTGGCAGGCCGGCTCGACCGTCACCCTGAAGCTGTCCCTGGACGGCGTCGAGGGCGCGGACGGCGTCTACGGCGTCCAGCAGAAGACGGTCACCTTCAAGGTCGGCCGCAACCAGGTCTCCACGGTCGACGCCAAGACCCACATGATGACCGTCACCCGGGACGGCAAGACGGTCAAGACGATCCCGATCTCCGCGGGCGGGCCCGACAACCCCACGTACAACGGTCAGATGGTGATCTCCGAGAAGTACAAGGAGACCCGGATGAACGGCGCCACCGTCGGTTTCACGGACGACGACGGCAAGGGCGAGTACGACATCAAGGACGTGCCGCACGCCATGCGGCTGTCCACGTCTGGCACCTTCATCCACGGCAACTACTGGGGCAAGGGCATCTTCGGCAAGGTCAACACCAGCCACGGCTGCGTCGGCCTGGAGGACGCCAAGGGCGCCGGTGACCCCAACACGGCCGCCGCGTGGTTCTACAACAACTCCATGGTCGGTGACGTCGTCGTCGTCAAGAACTCCCCGGACAAGACGATCCAGCCCTCCAACGGCCTGAACGGCTGGAACCTCAGCTGGGCCGAGTGGACGGCGGGCTCCACCGCCTGA
- a CDS encoding ABC transporter permease has translation MFFTYLRRELRRRRKAALVVASGLALGIALVIVVSSVSSGMSKAQDKVLESLYGLGTDMTVTKAAAAPGSGSTGRPKFEFDAKDSDDDATQSTDRVMVQGFQTLASSTVTKVGAQDGVAGAVGGLSLSVMKVDGQFKRGEFKQEGGTSQGGGRGPGGGGNSQPQGEVRGGGASFDVNSYTVYGTDVTQQDLGPLTSSKITSGRTFKTTETNAKVAVADSAYAKEKSLATGKTVTIHGTKFTIIGVSTADSGDAAANLYIPLQQAQTLSDSKDKVTTVYVKAADSQQIDGVKSAIQKNISGTTVTTSADLADTVSGSLSTASDLAAGVGKWLSFAVLAAAFLVAGLLTSSAVSRRVREFGTLKALGWKSGRVTRQVVGEALVNGLIGGVLGIAVGLAGAYAVTAVSPTLTAELGSSGGGARGGMMGGGGPGFGRQSASKALDIALTAPVSLSVILTAVGLAVAGGLIAGAFGGWRASRLRPADALRRVE, from the coding sequence ATGTTCTTCACCTACCTCCGGCGCGAGCTGCGCCGCCGCAGAAAGGCGGCGCTCGTCGTCGCCTCCGGGCTCGCCCTCGGCATTGCGCTGGTCATCGTCGTCAGCTCCGTCTCCTCGGGCATGAGCAAGGCCCAGGACAAGGTCCTCGAATCGCTGTACGGGCTCGGCACCGACATGACCGTCACCAAGGCGGCCGCGGCGCCGGGGTCGGGCTCCACCGGCCGCCCCAAATTCGAGTTCGACGCCAAGGACAGCGACGACGACGCGACCCAGAGCACCGACCGGGTCATGGTCCAGGGCTTCCAGACCCTGGCCTCCTCCACCGTCACCAAGGTCGGCGCGCAGGACGGCGTCGCCGGTGCGGTCGGCGGGCTGAGCCTGTCCGTCATGAAGGTCGACGGGCAGTTCAAGCGCGGCGAGTTCAAGCAGGAGGGCGGTACGAGCCAGGGCGGCGGACGCGGGCCCGGCGGGGGCGGGAACAGCCAGCCGCAGGGCGAGGTCAGGGGCGGCGGCGCCTCCTTCGACGTCAACTCCTACACGGTGTACGGAACCGACGTCACCCAGCAGGACCTCGGCCCGCTCACCTCTTCGAAGATCACCTCCGGCCGTACGTTCAAGACGACCGAGACCAACGCCAAGGTGGCCGTGGCCGACTCCGCGTACGCCAAGGAGAAGAGCCTCGCCACCGGCAAGACCGTGACCATCCACGGCACCAAGTTCACGATCATCGGCGTCTCGACGGCGGACAGCGGTGACGCGGCCGCCAACCTCTACATCCCGCTCCAGCAGGCGCAGACCCTGTCCGACTCCAAGGACAAGGTCACCACGGTCTACGTCAAGGCCGCGGACTCGCAGCAGATCGACGGCGTCAAGTCGGCCATCCAGAAGAACATCTCCGGCACCACCGTCACCACCTCCGCCGACCTCGCGGACACCGTCTCCGGCTCCCTGTCCACCGCGTCCGACCTGGCCGCAGGCGTCGGCAAGTGGCTGTCCTTCGCGGTCCTGGCCGCCGCGTTCCTGGTCGCCGGGCTCCTCACCTCCTCCGCCGTCAGCCGCCGGGTGCGCGAGTTCGGCACGCTGAAGGCCCTCGGCTGGAAGAGCGGCCGGGTCACCCGCCAGGTCGTCGGCGAGGCCCTGGTCAACGGCCTCATCGGCGGCGTGCTCGGCATCGCCGTCGGCCTGGCCGGCGCCTACGCGGTCACCGCCGTCAGCCCCACGCTCACCGCCGAGCTCGGCTCCTCCGGCGGCGGGGCGCGCGGCGGGATGATGGGCGGCGGCGGGCCCGGCTTCGGCCGGCAGAGCGCGTCCAAGGCCCTCGACATCGCGCTCACCGCGCCCGTCTCCCTCTCCGTCATCCTCACCGCCGTCGGCCTCGCCGTGGCGGGCGGGCTGATCGCGGGCGCCTTCGGCGGCTGGCGCGCTTCCCGGCTGCGCCCGGCGGACGCGCTCCGCCGCGTCGAGTAG
- a CDS encoding ABC transporter ATP-binding protein: protein MYTLQGVTKQYQRGKSTVHALAGVDLTIEDGGRLVIQGPTGGGKSTLLQMLGGLDRPTAGSIELDGMDLAKLSEAKLTKVRAENIGFVFQSFNLIPTLTAQENVETALVPLGVKASERRRRAAEALESVGLGERLSHVPGEMSGGQQQRVAIARALVKRPKVLLADEPTGNLDESMRDEIMEVLETLWKEHGLTFVMVTHDSAIARRAPRLATIRKGKVTITENAPA from the coding sequence ATGTACACCCTTCAAGGCGTCACCAAGCAGTACCAGCGCGGCAAGTCCACCGTGCACGCCCTCGCCGGCGTCGACCTCACCATCGAGGACGGCGGCCGCCTGGTCATCCAGGGCCCCACCGGCGGCGGCAAGTCCACCCTGCTCCAGATGCTCGGCGGCCTTGACCGGCCCACCGCCGGGAGCATCGAGCTCGACGGCATGGACCTGGCCAAGCTCAGCGAGGCCAAGCTCACCAAGGTGCGCGCCGAGAACATCGGCTTCGTCTTCCAGAGCTTCAACCTCATCCCGACGCTCACCGCCCAGGAGAACGTCGAGACCGCCCTCGTGCCCCTCGGCGTCAAGGCGTCCGAGCGGCGCAGAAGAGCCGCCGAGGCGCTGGAATCCGTCGGGCTCGGCGAGCGTCTGAGCCATGTGCCCGGCGAGATGTCCGGCGGCCAGCAGCAGCGCGTCGCCATCGCCCGGGCCCTGGTCAAGCGGCCCAAGGTGCTCCTCGCGGACGAGCCGACCGGCAACCTGGACGAGTCCATGCGCGACGAGATCATGGAGGTCCTGGAGACCCTGTGGAAGGAGCACGGGCTCACCTTCGTCATGGTCACCCACGACAGCGCCATCGCCCGCCGCGCCCCGCGCCTGGCCACCATCCGCAAGGGCAAGGTCACCATCACGGAGAACGCCCCGGCCTGA
- a CDS encoding RDD family protein, whose amino-acid sequence MRRCLAVGLDCYLCVLTAGLLARPYVDSASLPEAAALLAGPVLALSFVNQVVLTAFLGAGAGKLIMGIRVVSLPDVRRPGPGLLVRRWLYGLAWLPLRPWYGLRGRYDEAGSPLVRSCEQEAWYADPLGLRQVRRGDLVAYRRAARPGS is encoded by the coding sequence ATGCGGCGCTGCCTCGCGGTGGGCCTGGACTGCTACCTCTGCGTACTCACGGCGGGGCTGCTGGCCAGGCCGTACGTGGACAGCGCCTCCCTGCCCGAGGCGGCGGCGCTGCTGGCCGGTCCGGTGCTCGCGCTGTCCTTCGTCAACCAGGTCGTGCTCACCGCGTTCCTCGGCGCGGGCGCCGGCAAGCTGATCATGGGCATCCGGGTGGTGAGCCTGCCGGACGTCCGCCGCCCAGGACCCGGCCTGCTGGTGCGGCGCTGGCTCTACGGGCTGGCCTGGCTGCCCCTGCGCCCCTGGTACGGGCTGCGCGGGCGGTACGACGAGGCCGGGTCCCCGCTGGTGCGGAGCTGCGAGCAGGAGGCCTGGTACGCGGACCCGCTCGGCCTGCGCCAGGTCCGCCGGGGCGACCTCGTGGCGTACCGCAGGGCCGCGCGGCCCGGGAGCTGA
- a CDS encoding DUF1330 domain-containing protein, giving the protein MTAYAIAHLYPEGRPNAEVIDYIERIQPTMDPYGGRFLVHVAPVEVVEGAWPGAVVVLGFPSIEEARAWYASAAYQELAPLRTRNMAGDLVLVEGVAGDYDPRATAAALRAAVAAPVA; this is encoded by the coding sequence ATGACCGCCTACGCCATCGCGCACCTGTACCCCGAAGGCCGCCCCAACGCGGAGGTCATCGACTACATCGAGCGCATCCAGCCGACGATGGACCCGTACGGCGGCCGCTTCCTGGTCCACGTCGCGCCGGTCGAGGTGGTCGAGGGCGCGTGGCCCGGTGCGGTGGTGGTCCTCGGCTTCCCGTCCATCGAGGAGGCGCGCGCCTGGTACGCCTCTGCGGCCTACCAGGAGCTGGCGCCGCTGCGGACCCGGAACATGGCGGGCGACCTGGTGCTCGTGGAGGGCGTAGCGGGGGACTACGACCCGAGGGCGACCGCCGCGGCGCTGCGGGCGGCGGTCGCCGCTCCGGTGGCGTAA
- the gdhA gene encoding NADP-specific glutamate dehydrogenase produces the protein MPVTPDSATSHAAENRIIEPLYAEVLRRNQGEKEFHQAVREVLETLGPVLAKRPEFVDARVIERICEPERQLIFRVPWSDDSGDIHVNRGFRVEFSSLLGPYKGGLRFHPSVNLGIVKFLGFEQIFKNALTGMPIGGGKGGADFDPKGRSDAEIMRFCQSFMTELHRHVGEYTDVPAGDIGVGGREIGYLFGQYKRITNRHESGVLTGKGLGWGGALVRTEATGYGCVMFTAEMLRSRGESLDGQRISVSGSGNVAIYAIEKAQQLGATVVTASDSGGYVVDDKGIDLDLLKEIKERGRGRISEYAERRGAHVKYVEGTGVWNVPVDVALPCATQNELHEADALALVRNGVKAVAEGANMPTTPEAVRVFQDAGVAFAPGKAANAGGVATSALEMQQNASRDSWTFAHTEQRLSEIMRHIHDSCYTTAEKYGSPGNYVVGANIAGFELVADAMLAQGLI, from the coding sequence ATGCCGGTCACCCCTGACTCCGCCACCTCGCACGCCGCCGAGAACCGCATCATCGAGCCGTTGTACGCCGAGGTGCTGCGCCGCAACCAGGGCGAGAAGGAGTTCCACCAGGCGGTCCGGGAGGTCCTGGAGACCCTCGGTCCCGTGCTCGCCAAGCGGCCGGAGTTCGTGGACGCCCGGGTCATCGAACGCATATGCGAACCGGAGCGCCAGCTCATCTTCCGCGTGCCGTGGTCGGACGACTCGGGCGACATCCACGTCAACCGCGGCTTCCGCGTCGAGTTCTCCAGCCTGCTCGGCCCGTACAAGGGCGGTCTGCGCTTCCACCCCTCGGTGAACCTCGGCATCGTGAAGTTCCTCGGCTTCGAGCAGATCTTCAAGAACGCCCTCACCGGCATGCCCATCGGCGGCGGCAAGGGCGGCGCGGACTTCGACCCGAAGGGCCGCTCCGACGCCGAGATCATGCGGTTCTGTCAGTCCTTCATGACCGAGCTCCACCGCCACGTCGGCGAGTACACCGACGTGCCCGCCGGTGACATCGGCGTCGGCGGCCGCGAGATCGGCTACCTCTTCGGCCAGTACAAGCGGATCACCAACCGCCACGAGTCCGGCGTCCTCACCGGCAAGGGCCTCGGCTGGGGCGGCGCCCTCGTCCGCACCGAGGCGACCGGCTACGGCTGCGTCATGTTCACCGCCGAGATGCTGCGCAGCCGGGGCGAGTCCCTGGACGGCCAGCGGATCTCCGTCTCCGGCTCCGGCAACGTCGCGATCTACGCCATCGAGAAGGCCCAGCAGCTCGGCGCGACCGTCGTCACCGCCTCGGACTCCGGCGGCTACGTCGTGGACGACAAGGGCATCGACCTCGACCTGCTCAAGGAGATCAAGGAGCGCGGCCGCGGCCGCATCTCCGAGTACGCCGAGCGGCGCGGCGCGCACGTGAAGTACGTCGAGGGCACCGGCGTCTGGAACGTCCCCGTCGACGTGGCCCTGCCCTGCGCCACCCAGAACGAGCTGCACGAGGCCGACGCGCTCGCCCTCGTCCGCAACGGCGTCAAGGCGGTCGCCGAGGGCGCCAACATGCCCACCACCCCCGAGGCCGTCCGCGTCTTCCAGGACGCCGGAGTGGCCTTCGCCCCCGGCAAGGCGGCCAACGCGGGCGGCGTGGCCACCAGCGCCCTGGAGATGCAGCAGAACGCATCGCGCGACTCCTGGACCTTCGCCCACACCGAGCAGCGGCTCTCGGAGATCATGCGCCACATCCACGACTCCTGCTACACCACCGCCGAGAAGTACGGCAGCCCCGGCAACTACGTCGTCGGCGCCAACATCGCCGGCTTCGAACTGGTCGCGGACGCGATGCTGGCCCAGGGCCTCATCTGA
- a CDS encoding type II toxin-antitoxin system Phd/YefM family antitoxin, whose amino-acid sequence MTETVTVREARMHLAEVIDRAESGETTVVTRNGKRVAALVPIEVLDALDAAADELAAREAEAHRQDPTVGMAELLADLFEGESPAA is encoded by the coding sequence ATGACTGAGACCGTGACCGTGCGCGAGGCCCGTATGCACCTGGCGGAGGTCATCGACAGGGCCGAGTCCGGCGAAACGACGGTGGTGACCCGCAACGGCAAACGCGTTGCCGCGCTGGTCCCGATAGAGGTTCTCGACGCCCTGGACGCGGCTGCCGACGAACTGGCCGCCCGGGAGGCGGAGGCGCACCGTCAGGACCCGACCGTCGGCATGGCGGAACTCCTCGCCGACCTCTTCGAGGGTGAGAGCCCGGCCGCGTGA
- a CDS encoding type II toxin-antitoxin system RelE family toxin: MKYAFRFTAHAQRQLRAIDRQDALRILTAITPLGDDPCRADADVKKLAGHDGLYRVRAGDFRVVYEVRGDVLVILVLHLGHRSDVYRSL, from the coding sequence GTGAAGTACGCCTTCCGCTTCACCGCTCACGCCCAGCGCCAACTGCGCGCGATCGACCGGCAGGACGCGCTCCGCATCCTCACAGCCATCACCCCGCTCGGCGATGACCCATGCCGGGCGGACGCGGATGTCAAGAAACTCGCGGGGCACGACGGGCTCTACCGGGTGCGCGCCGGAGACTTCCGGGTGGTGTACGAGGTACGGGGCGACGTGCTGGTCATCCTGGTCCTCCACCTCGGACACCGGAGCGATGTGTACCGGAGCCTGTGA
- the msrA gene encoding peptide-methionine (S)-S-oxide reductase MsrA: MFLHRRTPQLPTPEEALRGRPVPEFTVPARHTVLGNPLLGPYPEGLEVADFGLGCFWGAERKFWQTDGVWTTLVGYQGGYTENPAYEEVCSGLTGHTEAVRVVYDPKTVTYAELLKLFWESHDPTQGFRQGNDVGTQYRSAVYTHTPDQATAAEASRQAYQKVLTSSGHGEITTEILPAEGRPFYPAEAAHQQYLDKNPGGYCGIGGTGVSCPVGVAPAES, from the coding sequence ATGTTCCTGCACCGCCGCACCCCCCAGCTCCCCACCCCGGAGGAGGCCCTGCGCGGCCGTCCCGTCCCCGAGTTCACCGTCCCGGCCCGGCATACGGTGCTGGGCAACCCGCTGCTGGGCCCGTACCCGGAGGGTCTGGAGGTCGCGGACTTCGGGCTGGGCTGTTTCTGGGGCGCCGAGCGCAAGTTCTGGCAGACGGACGGCGTCTGGACGACGCTCGTCGGCTACCAGGGCGGCTATACGGAGAACCCCGCGTACGAGGAGGTCTGCTCGGGCCTCACCGGCCACACGGAGGCCGTCCGCGTGGTGTACGACCCGAAGACCGTCACGTACGCCGAGCTGCTGAAGCTGTTCTGGGAGTCCCACGACCCGACCCAGGGCTTCCGCCAGGGCAACGACGTGGGTACGCAGTACCGCTCCGCGGTCTACACCCACACCCCGGACCAGGCGACGGCCGCCGAGGCGTCCCGCCAGGCGTACCAGAAGGTCCTGACGTCCTCCGGCCACGGCGAGATCACCACGGAGATCCTGCCGGCCGAGGGCCGCCCCTTCTACCCCGCCGAAGCAGCGCACCAGCAGTACCTGGACAAGAACCCGGGCGGCTACTGCGGCATCGGCGGCACGGGCGTCTCCTGCCCGGTGGGCGTGGCCCCGGCGGAGAGCTGA
- a CDS encoding cystathionine gamma-synthase, with product MSDQHSFETRAIHAGNTADPLTGAVVPPIYQVSTYKQDGVGGLRGGYEYSRSANPTRTALEENLAALEGGRRGLAFASGLAAEDCLLRTLLTPGDHVVIPNDAYGGTFRLFAKVASRWGVEFSVADTSDVAAVRAAITPRTKAVWVETPSNPLLGITDIAAVAQVARTAGARLVVDNTFASPYLQQPLALGADVVVHSTTKYMGGHSDVVGGALIVNDPDLADELVFHQNAMGGVAGPFDAWLVLRGIKTLAVRMDRHSENATKIAELLTRHPKVSQVLYPGLPEHPGHEVAAKQMRSFGGMVSFRVEGGEEAALEVCNRAKLFTLGESLGGVESLLEHPGRMTHASAAGSPLEVPADLVRLSVGIENADDLLADLTQALG from the coding sequence ATGAGCGACCAGCACAGCTTCGAAACGCGCGCGATCCACGCGGGGAACACCGCCGACCCCCTCACCGGTGCCGTGGTCCCGCCCATCTACCAGGTGTCCACGTACAAGCAGGACGGCGTGGGCGGGCTGCGCGGCGGTTACGAGTACAGCCGCAGCGCCAACCCGACCCGCACCGCCCTGGAGGAGAACCTCGCGGCCCTGGAGGGCGGCCGGCGCGGGCTCGCCTTCGCCTCCGGCCTCGCCGCCGAGGACTGCCTGCTCCGTACGCTGCTGACCCCCGGCGACCACGTGGTCATCCCGAACGACGCCTACGGCGGCACGTTCCGGCTGTTCGCGAAGGTCGCCTCGCGCTGGGGCGTGGAGTTCTCCGTCGCCGACACCTCGGACGTGGCGGCGGTCCGCGCGGCGATCACCCCGCGCACCAAGGCGGTCTGGGTGGAGACCCCGTCCAACCCGCTGCTCGGCATCACCGACATCGCCGCCGTCGCCCAGGTCGCCCGCACCGCCGGGGCGCGGCTCGTCGTGGACAACACCTTCGCGAGCCCCTACCTCCAGCAGCCGCTGGCGCTCGGCGCGGACGTCGTCGTGCACTCCACCACCAAGTACATGGGCGGCCACTCGGACGTCGTCGGCGGCGCGCTGATCGTCAACGACCCCGACCTGGCCGACGAGTTGGTCTTCCACCAGAACGCGATGGGCGGCGTCGCCGGTCCGTTCGACGCCTGGCTGGTGCTGCGCGGCATCAAGACGCTCGCCGTGCGCATGGACCGCCACAGCGAGAACGCCACCAAGATCGCCGAGCTGCTGACCCGGCACCCCAAGGTCTCCCAGGTCCTCTACCCGGGCCTGCCCGAGCACCCGGGCCACGAGGTCGCCGCCAAGCAGATGCGGTCCTTCGGCGGCATGGTGTCCTTCCGCGTCGAGGGCGGCGAGGAGGCGGCGCTGGAGGTCTGCAACCGGGCGAAGCTGTTCACCCTGGGCGAGTCCCTGGGCGGCGTCGAATCGCTCCTGGAGCACCCGGGCCGCATGACGCACGCCTCGGCGGCCGGCTCCCCGCTGGAGGTCCCGGCCGACCTGGTCCGCCTCTCCGTCGGCATCGAGAACGCGGACGACCTCCTCGCGGACCTGACGCAGGCGCTGGGTTAG
- a CDS encoding DUF1059 domain-containing protein: protein MTRKIADCRKYPSETNCSLTIAGEEEEVVRAASEHAVSVHQHTDGPELREQVRATLEDEPA from the coding sequence ATGACCCGGAAAATCGCTGACTGCCGCAAGTACCCGAGTGAGACGAACTGCTCGCTGACGATCGCCGGCGAGGAGGAGGAAGTCGTGCGGGCCGCGAGCGAGCACGCCGTCTCCGTCCACCAGCACACGGACGGCCCCGAGCTGCGGGAGCAGGTCAGGGCGACGCTGGAGGACGAACCGGCCTGA
- a CDS encoding sigma factor-like helix-turn-helix DNA-binding protein encodes MRERHAGPLRGRAQDFESFVAGAAGRLLHTATLLTAEPADASGARPHALRLLTASLARTFADWERLRGEDPYDRTRQELAARFARETWRHHRPRGGLLDRLTPQERLVLVLRLYEGVPEEQTAALLGLPEDRVRAVCNRSVATMRGTRNPTARRGPARLLGAAP; translated from the coding sequence GTGCGAGAGCGTCATGCGGGCCCGCTGCGGGGCCGCGCCCAGGACTTCGAGTCCTTCGTCGCGGGCGCGGCGGGCCGTCTGCTGCACACGGCCACCCTGCTCACCGCCGAACCGGCGGACGCGTCCGGCGCCCGCCCGCACGCGCTGCGGCTGCTGACCGCCTCGCTGGCCCGGACGTTCGCCGACTGGGAGCGGCTGCGGGGCGAGGACCCGTACGACCGCACCCGGCAGGAGCTCGCGGCGAGGTTCGCCCGCGAGACGTGGCGCCATCACCGGCCGCGCGGCGGCCTGCTGGACCGGCTGACCCCGCAGGAACGCCTCGTCCTGGTGCTGCGGCTGTACGAGGGGGTCCCGGAGGAGCAGACGGCGGCGCTCCTGGGGCTGCCCGAGGACCGGGTGCGTGCGGTCTGCAACCGGTCGGTGGCCACGATGCGCGGCACCAGGAACCCGACCGCCCGCCGGGGCCCGGCCCGGCTGCTGGGGGCCGCGCCGTGA